In Malassezia restricta chromosome VII, complete sequence, the sequence GAGCCAGGATCCTGCTCTTCCTTACTTTCGTCCATGCCATGCAATGCGGGAGGAGGATCCATAGCCGCAGCAACATGATCCAGCTCGCTAAATGGGTTGTCCTCTGCGAGAGATGGTCTGGATGTCTGGGACATGCCTCCTCGCATTCGACGACGCTTATGCGCCGGAGCACCTGTGCGCATCATTTTGTGACGCAGGGCTTCGTGGATCGAAGACGATGGATTCGGAGATTCGGGTGTGTTTGAGCGAACGTGGCGCTCTTTTTGGAAGGATAAGAGACTCTTCTTCCATGCGAGGTAGTTGTGCAAGCATGCTGTCAAATATGGTCGGCCAGGAGAAGCTGTGTTTCCCTCGGCCAAAGACAGCCATGTGCGAAGTTGAGCAACTGTGCGTTCAGACTGGACCATGATGAGAATGGTATGTGAGGAAGATGAATCGTCGCGGTATATGTCTTGTTCCACTTCGTCCAATACTTTGGCCAACAGCTTCCATTTAGGAAGTTCCTCCAGCTCAAACGACATGCCTTCGTCGTCCTGTTTTTCTTGCCACAGCCTCGCTCTAGCCTCATGAAAAATCAGGTTGGCTTCATCACTCATGAGCCACTGCGACTGCCGCTGCGGGGCTCCCGGCTCTGACGTAGGTGCGTTGGATGCCAAGATCGTCTCGAGGTATTCATAGAACGAGACAGAATCGTAGGAGAGCAATGCATGCAGAAGCTGTCTTAGGGTATACAAGTCGCCCACCAACTGCCTCGTTGCCGGGCTCAGGCGATGCCATACTGGATCAAGGTGCCGTCGCACGGTGACATCAAATGCACGATACATGGCTTGCTCCACGTTTAAATCATCCAAGTCAGTGACCAATTTGCTGAGCTTAACTTGATGTAAGGTAGCCTCTAAACACTGGATGATGGCATTTTGTATAGAGCGCATACGAGGCGTAAGAGGCTGGTGCAGCTCAATGACATCGGCGCGTCGTTGGCCTAGATCCTGGTTGATTTCCTCTTGAAATCTAGGCCAGATATCGACTTGACGTAAGCGCAGCTGAGACATGATCGTCTGCAGCTTGTGGTATCCGCTAGCAAGATGCTCGGCATTATCAGAGAAGGCCTTCAAGAAGCCATCGTTATTCTGCTCGCGATATAGGCGTACAATAAAAGCTTCGATAGAAGTGGGAGACACGCGCTCAGCATTCAATACAACCATGCCGGTAAGTAGGCTCGTAGGAATACGTTTCTGCAACATATCCACGACCAGGATTCTGGATGTGACGCTAATGATACCGCTGGACAGATATAGATCCGTCCGTTGCTTGGAGCTCATGTGATGGTGCACATCGCGAATCGCATTGTGCCCAAGACCGAGTGTCCCTAGGTCATGATTGATCCCCTTTACATCTTGGGCCGACGCATTCACCACCACGACAAGAGATTGGGGACGCGCATACACTCGTAATAACGTCGAAACAACTCGTCGAAGACCCAGTCCGGGAGCCAAGATCACGAGCAGGTCACGTAACTCTTCATCGTCTGGAAGAAGGCGATGCAAGATACTTCGATGAAATGGAAGCAGCCAATGTCTGCTTGGAGGGAGTTCCATGATTGCGGCAACCGATTCAGCGCCATGCGTTTTGGGCAGCACGCCTCGATGCGGAGTTGGATGGAAGAATTTTTTTCTAAGCCAGTCTAACAGGCAAGGGGGCGTTCAAATCACAATGTGATTGGCCCAAAAAGACGCACGGGGTTCACAACCTGCGTTTATTAGGacgacgcatcgcgcgcctATATATAAACAATAAGTGGCGGCTGCGCTTTACCGCCACCGTTTCCCACTGTCATGTACATGCACAAACTGATCTCCTTTGCTCTTGCCGGTGCCGCTAGTGCTATGGCATCGGGCCTTTCGTGCAAGGCTTACGGGGTTGCTGGCAATCTTGTGAGTCTTGACTTTTTCCATCACGATTCCCAGTTGCTGGAATTCACTCACGATAAGACGGTGGACGGCCACCCTGCCCTTGCTCCGACGCAACATTCGAAGCAGTTGTTCCAATTTTTCAGCTGCAACTCGCCGTCCAAGCACTACAAGAAAGGTGGTCAGGTGCGCAGCCTGACGAACACGTCTTTGTGCCTCACGCCAGGCACCGTGTATCTT encodes:
- a CDS encoding DNA excision repair protein ERCC-4, translated to MELPPSRHWLLPFHRSILHRLLPDDEELRDLLVILAPGLGLRRVVSTLLRVYARPQSLVVVVNASAQDVKGINHDLGTLGLGHNAIRDVHHHMSSKQRTDLYLSSGIISVTSRILVVDMLQKRIPTSLLTGMVVLNAERVSPTSIEAFIVRLYREQNNDGFLKAFSDNAEHLASGYHKLQTIMSQLRLRQVDIWPRFQEEINQDLGQRRADVIELHQPLTPRMRSIQNAIIQCLEATLHQVKLSKLVTDLDDLNVEQAMYRAFDVTVRRHLDPVWHRLSPATRQLVGDLYTLRQLLHALLSYDSVSFYEYLETILASNAPTSEPGAPQRQSQWLMSDEANLIFHEARARLWQEKQDDEGMSFELEELPKWKLLAKVLDEVEQDIYRDDSSSSHTILIMVQSERTVAQLRTWLSLAEGNTASPGRPYLTACLHNYLAWKKSLLSFQKERHVRSNTPESPNPSSSIHEALRHKMMRTGAPAHKRRRMRGGMSQTSRPSLAEDNPFSELDHVAAAMDPPPALHGMDESKEEQDPGSTDFFGLLDLDHVIVVQSYQGDNNDNILQELRPGYVIMYDPNASFVRQVELYRATQSLSSELRIYFFLYVDSVEEQMYLGGLRREKDAFERLIREKATMVIPLTTNGLPAEEDADQRMVRMLSTRIAGGQRLVSGRRPRVVVDMREFRSSLPSFLHAAGMEVIPCTLQVGDYVISSDMCVERKTLTDLMQSLNSGRLYTQCEAMSMHYPYPILLIEFDQDRAFTWQSMGDVRSAHGRAQAARSTPSDLDVQSKLVLLTLTFPRLHIIWSSSPYASVEIFADLKQNYDDPDPERAASVGLDDSLQRQGQREASLNITPYEMLCSMPGVTLKNAAYLAQHIPNIQALCETPLSDLQSLIGAEAGRKLHQFLHRSLA